One Odocoileus virginianus isolate 20LAN1187 ecotype Illinois chromosome 6, Ovbor_1.2, whole genome shotgun sequence DNA segment encodes these proteins:
- the LOC110140093 gene encoding inactive ribonuclease-like protein 9: MGLHSNRRYSLTVDITPSLLCFLQGNMGTLINMQPLFLLFLLLKPLQFVLITNGSLTDKEFEEHLDGTGPTRAPTKELFKAHVIVDSKRPLHDPTYCSDEMKIKNAHHRLYCVKEHFFLQASHEDIHMICHNTFVSCGEEVEMCYTSKKKIEAVHCVLTSGIKMLDCEYTSSYEKGWVFITCRWQNDIREVIPESVVGMLTSTGKVPFPHHS, encoded by the coding sequence ATGGGCCTGCACAGTAACAGAAGGTATAGCCTCACAGTGGACATAACTCCTTCTCTCTTGTGTTTCCTTCAGGGAAATATGGGGACTCTGATCAACATGCAGCCCCTGTTTCTGCTCTTCCTGCTCCTGAAACCACTTCAATTCGTGCTGATAACCAATGGTTCTTTAACAGATAAAGAATTTGAAGAGCATTTAGATGGTACAGGTCCTACCAGAGCACCTACCAAGGAATTATTCAAAGCCCATGTCATCGTTGATTCTAAAAGACCATTACATGATCCAACATACTGTAGCgatgaaatgaagataaaaaatgCTCACCATAGGCTTTATTGTGTTAAGGAACATTTCTTCCTTCAAGCATCACATGAGGATATTCATATGATCTGTCATAACACGTTTGTGTCCTGTGGTGAAGAAGTTGAGATGTGTTACAcgagtaagaaaaaaatagaagcagtgCATTGTGTTTTAACAAGTGGGATCAAGATGCTAGATTGTGAATATACTTCCTCTTATGAGAAGGGATGGGTCTTTATCACTTGTCGATGGCAAAATGATATCAGAGAAGTTATCCCTGAATCTGTGGTTGGTATGTTGACATCCACCGGGAAAGTTCCTTTCCCCCACCATTCTTAA